A genome region from Eremothecium cymbalariae DBVPG#7215 chromosome 4, complete sequence includes the following:
- a CDS encoding uncharacterized protein (no homolog in Ashbya gossypii), with amino-acid sequence MLFYIQDGFMHTKKNQGLEEVVTGDGKLRLADDGRGFLKLWESSGSGRPTFETESEQRYVWKKIMQKWKGGEPEWELVSKRSIGREFWLDRQKEACGWSAGGGKGTEYSKDGLGLRKTLPQVHDAHCTLVIHIQGIAYFYIEYSASVIKKQRISVKEC; translated from the coding sequence atgcTTTTTTACATACAAGATGGATTTATGCACactaaaaaaaatcaaggGTTGGAAGAAGTTGTGACAGGTGACGGAAAACTGCGCCTTGCAGATGATGGTAGGGgctttttaaaattgtGGGAAAGTAGTGGTAGTGGGCGTCCTACGTTTGAAACGGAAAGTGAACAAAGATATGTGTGGAAAAAAATCATGCAGAAATGGAAAGGAGGCGAGCCTGAATGGGAGCTAGTTTCCAAGAGATCTATAGGCAGAGAATTCTGGCTGGACCGACAGAAGGAAGCATGTGGGTGGAGCGCGGGGGGGGGGAAGGGAACGGAATATAGTAAGGATGGTTTAGGTTTACGAAAAACCCTCCCCCAAGTGCATGATGCACATTGCACACTGGTCATACATATACAAGGAATAGCTTACTTCTATATAGAATACAGTGCGAGTGtgataaaaaaacaaaggATATCTGTCAAAGAGTGTTAA
- the CMI7 gene encoding Cmi7p (similar to Saccharomyces cerevisiae YIL002W-A), translating to MTVASKDGASTSDFLEAFQKLKEGEETAERMERMLDQLEGNIETLLAAAKELNGQDNELLENRQSDYRDDIYYEST from the coding sequence ATGACAGTCGCTAGTAAGGATGGTGCATCAACTTCTGATTTCCTGGAGGCATTCCAGAAGTTAAAGGAAGGAGAGGAGACAGCAGAAAGAATGGAAAGGATGCTTGACCAACTAGAAGGAAACATCGAAACTTTATTAGCTGCTGCGAAGGAGTTAAATGGTCAGGATAACGAATTACTTGAAAACCGCCAAAGCGATTATCGAgatgatatttattatgaAAGTACTTAA
- the WBP1 gene encoding dolichyl-diphosphooligosaccharide-protein glycotransferase (similar to Ashbya gossypii ADL003C), with amino-acid sequence MLKLFFINLLCIVLWAHALPVHGVKTLLLYDSKITDLNEYSKLFATLQKRSYKIEFVAIDDSNDQFKLYDGEKRLYDNLILFPTKSRTISSNFDVSTLLNFSEDGGDVLTITSPGGLNDAVRIYLNQLGIYPSPRDSKLVDYFQKGASDVISISTSEVLNRNVFSEPSMELVYSGSSALLGNGELLVPILAAPRTSFNTNNKGDRWTVGSQGYLIAGFQSLNNARTVWIGSDSFLKDDVFNSNGLFIEDLIKWNFREKAVIKSVGFSHSHSNGISYDEHPYKVRDSIVYEVGFSEWNGSDWVPFITDDVQFELRMIDPYYRLTLNASRQTKDIQYYTTGEFKLPDHHGVFTFLTDYRRSGLSYVTEKDVKAIRHLANDEYPRSYKITNAWVYLSSIFSVIFLFSMFLLVYMNAPITENVGVEKKNN; translated from the coding sequence ATGttgaaattgttttttataaatttgCTATGCATAGTCCTTTGGGCACACGCATTGCCTGTTCATGGTGTTAAAACGCTACTGCTGTATGATTCCAAAATTACGGATTTGAATGAATATTCGAAACTGTTTGCTACTTTGCAGAAAAGATCATACAAGATTGAATTTGTTGCGATAGATGATTCCAATGATCAATTCAAGCTCTACGATGGTGAGAAGAGGCTATATGACAACTTAATTTTGTTCCCAACCAAAAGCAGAACGATCAGCAGCAACTTTGACGTGAGCACTTTATTAAATTTCTCTGAAGATGGCGGAGACGTCTTGACAATTACAAGTCCTGGTGGTTTAAATGATGCTGTTCGTATATACTTGAACCAATTGGGGATTTATCCAAGCCCAAGGGATTCGAAATTGGTCGATTACTTTCAGAAAGGTGCAAGTGATGTTATTTCGATTTCAACAAGTGAAGTCTTAAACAGAAACGTTTTTTCTGAACCTTCAATGGAACTCGTTTATTCTGGTTCGTCTGCTTTGTTGGGTAATGGTGAATTACTAGTACCAATATTAGCAGCCCCTAGAACTTCATTCAAtaccaacaacaaaggAGACCGCTGGACTGTTGGTTCACAGGGTTATCTAATCGCTGGGTTTCAAAGTTTAAACAATGCAAGAACTGTTTGGATCGGAAGtgattcttttttgaaagacGATGTGTTCAATTCCAACGGTTTGTTCATTGAAGATTTAATAAAGTGGAATTTCAGAGAGAAGGCTGTTATTAAGAGTGTTGGTTTCTCCCATTCACATTCTAATGGAATTTCATACGATGAACATCCTTATAAGGTTAGAGATTCAATCGTTTACGAAGTCGGTTTTTCAGAATGGAACGGGTCTGATTGGGTCCCCTTCATTACAGATGATGTGCAATTTGAATTACGTATGATTGACCCATATTATCGCCTTACTCTGAATGCCAGTAGGCAAACTAAAGACATCCAGTACTACACTACAGGCGAATTTAAATTGCCAGACCACCATGGCGTTTTCACCTTTTTGACGGATTATAGAAGATCTGGGTTATCTTATGTAACAGAAAAGGATGTTAAAGCAATTCGACATCTGGCAAACGATGAATATCCAAGGAGTTATAAAATCACAAACGCATGGGTATATCTATCATCGATTTTCTCTGTGATTTTCCTGTTTTCGATGTTCTTGCTTGTCTATATGAATGCTCCAATTACTGAGAACGTTGGCgtagaaaagaagaataacTAG
- the VAB2 gene encoding Vab2p (similar to Ashbya gossypii ADL005C) yields the protein MSFLFSGDPRNLKRRIRHDFIPIKGSEVYKQLNSLAALPSCKELRQDNIFKIVSNEIRQVKSDIQGIQTRVNAEVDAEKEQADQLNQKLRTSAYKIDHTAKRVFRLRYKHENNTKKQIMELDTYIDSIDQSLKECQDIVNEVISDLSNVDLRLPEKERLLSNQQLNERHYPLLYNIFRGKFPSKFQSIQMLKSNDSSEIEIRPPVTEIYADSCGVEVSKRDYKGNLQTNQSTPLGLGIEMEDEFYSPKSPKFFAIQGSSCLGSLERSGCKKSTTGYSSNSPNLDSATRDVIPDKILMPRFQRVAAPQTATTLENVQITEPFVAVSAKNEDPTSK from the coding sequence ATGAGTTTTCTATTTTCCGGGGACCCAAGAAATCTTAAGAGGAGAATAAGGCATGATTTTATACCTATTAAGGGTTCTGAGGTTTATAAACAGCTAAATTCCCTTGCAGCATTACCATCGTGCAAAGAATTGAGGCAggataatatattcaagattGTTTCCAATGAAATCCGGCAGGTTAAGTCAGATATTCAGGGTATTCAAACACGTGTGAATGCTGAGGTGGATGCTGAAAAGGAGCAGGCGGATCAACTGAATCAAAAGTTAAGAACTTCTGCTTATAAAATTGATCATACTGCCAAAAGGGTGTTTAGACTGCGTTACAAGCACGAGAACaacacaaaaaaacaaattatgGAGCTAGATACATACATTGACAGTATTGATCAAAGTCTTAAAGAGTGCCAAGATATTGTAAATGAGGTCATAAGTGACCTGAGCAATGTTGATTTAAGATTACCCGAGAAAGAACGGCTACTCAGCAATCAGCAGTTGAACGAAAGGCATTATCCACTGTTATATAACATATTTCGTGGCAAATTTCCCTCAAAGTTTCAATCCATTCAAATGTTAAAGTCTAATGATTCTTCAGAGATCGAAATACGTCCCCCCGTTACTGAAATATACGCTGATTCTTGCGGGGTAGAAGTTTCTAAAAGGGATTACAAAGGTAATTTACAAACAAATCAGTCCACACCACTAGGGCTGGGTATAGAAATGGAAGATGAATTTTACAGTCCGAAAAGTCCTAAGTTCTTTGCGATTCAAGGATCATCATGCTTGGGAAGTTTAGAGCGTTCTGGTTGCAAGAAAAGTACAACAGGGtattcttccaattctccTAATCTTGATAGCGCTACAAGAGACGTGATTCCAGACAAAATTTTAATGCCCAGGTTCCAACGAGTGGCAGCCCCCCAGACTGCTACAACCCTCGAAAATGTCCAAATTACTGAGCCCTTTGTGGCCGTGTCAGCTAAGAACGAGGATCCAACTAGTAAATGA
- the MIT1 gene encoding Mit1p (similar to Ashbya gossypii ADL010W) has protein sequence MEVVPSYHGYIETNADALLLAQAVLDGKLNPVSRRPYEIERPQLIVSGNVFVFIEEKSGIKRWTDGVSWSPSRIMGKFLVYRELDKQNSGSIGGNGNTPQHGYGGIVAGRGGGREDSMDVSDEQGAGGGAAGSSMVSKALVGSLNNSYAFKPGGLVKKTMSLKLKRASRVETVHIISYYTADDVEAGKLVKPSNSPFFSQVRSCRELISALDSSSVGNSRSASGQGAGTGGGSSNAAAAVPGGYLAAAGPAMALSQPAYQSLAQLPSAHHRHHHRQQQPAPQPQPQYYGSSYYSALQQNSPKAAPLHHNYSYYTQPNHNMHLYQQQQPQRQQSQQHHDQSHQEQEQQHQEDEQQQQRRAASSSTSTTVDMSQMTAASVGTAATTAASVSQQQQQQQQQQPHGQFLPHPGTLFPPDQQKPSGIQLPLPFPHGAAPQAQAAAPPIQQPQLQQHSTIPSASSCTSYISYPAYNMQQYVQSPPMYTVSRYGVGGTPQLPFNSQVVPTSPPKINIIPQHMYNYEAQQEQQFQTGAPFSTANNANIGGGGGGSNPTGLIDDKR, from the coding sequence ATGGAGGTGGTGCCAAGCTATCATGGGTATATAGAGACGAACGCAGACGCCCTGCTGCTTGCTCAGGCCGTGTTGGATGGGAAGTTGAATCCGGTTTCTAGGCGGCCGTACGAGATCGAGCGGCCGCAGCTGATAGTTTCAGGCaatgtttttgttttcatcgAGGAGAAGTCGGGGATCAAGCGATGGACGGACGGAGTGTCGTGGTCTCCCTCGAGGATCATGGGTAAGTTTCTGGTGTACAGGGAACTGGACAAGCAGAACAGCGGTAGCATCGGTGGCAATGGAAATACCCCGCAGCATGGTTATGGTGGGATTGTTGCTGGTCGAGGCGGCGGCCGTGAGGATTCGATGGATGTGTCCGACGAGCAGGGCGCCGGCGGCGGTGCCGCCGGCAGCAGTATGGTTTCCAAGGCGTTGGTTGGTTCTCTGAATAACTCGTATGCTTTTAAGCCCGGGGGGTTGGTGAAGAAAACTATGTCGTTGAAGTTGAAGCGCGCTTCGCGTGTGGAGACCGTGCATATTATCTCGTACTATACGGCCGATGACGTTGAGGCGGGTAAGTTGGTTAAGCCTTCCAACTCGCCGTTCTTCAGCCAGGTGCGGTCGTGCCGGGAGTTGATTTCGGCGCTGGACAGTTCATCGGTTGGCAACTCGCGGAGTGCCAGTGGGCAGGGGGCTGGAACcggcggcggcagcagcaacgCCGCCGCGGCGGTTCCTGGCGGATACCTGGCAGCAGCTGGTCCCGCGATGGCGCTGAGCCAGCCTGCATATCAGAGTCTGGCTCAGCTTCCCAGTGCGCACCATCGGCACCACCACcggcagcagcaaccgGCGCCGCAACCACAACCGCAGTATTACGGTTCCAGCTACTATTCCGCTTTGCAGCAAAACAGCCCCAAGGCCGCGCCGTTGCACCATAATTACAGCTATTACACCCAGCCGAACCACAACATGCATCTATaccaacagcagcaacccCAGCGACAGCAGTCGCAACAGCATCACGATCAATCGCATCAGGAGCAGGAGCAACAACACCAGGAGGatgagcagcagcaacagaGGAGGGCCGCCTCAAGCTCAACCAGCACAACCGTCGACATGTCTCAAATGACTGCGGCGTCTGTTGGCACAGCAGCAACTACTGCAGCCAGTGTCtctcagcaacagcagcagcaacaacagcaacagccCCACGGACAATTTTTGCCCCACCCGGGAACTTTATTCCCACCTGATCAGCAAAAGCCTAGTGGCATTCAACTACCTCTGCCCTTCCCCCACGGGGCGGCCCCCCAAGCTCAAGCAGCTGCACCTCCTATTCAGCAACCTCAGCTCCAGCAGCATTCCACCATCCCTTCAGCCTCAAGCTGCACGTCATACATCTCGTATCCCGCGTACAATATGCAGCAGTACGTCCAGTCCCCGCCAATGTACACCGTTTCAAGATACGGTGTAGGCGGGACGCCTCAGCTCCCTTTCAATTCTCAGGTAGTGCCAACGTCCCCCCCAAAAATTAACATCATTCCTCAACACATGTACAACTATGAGGCGCAACAGGAACAACAATTTCAAACGGGCGCTCCCTTTTCCACCGCTAACAACGCAAAcattggtggtggtggtggtggcaGTAATCCAACGGGTCTCATAGATGATAAACggtaa
- the GIM4 gene encoding tubulin-binding prefolding complex subunit GIM4 (similar to Ashbya gossypii ADL004W 1-intron) — MSVEQRSNVLQIKYNEYKQTLEELQTKIIELGNDKEEHEIVLSTLKTTEDTRKCYRMVGGALVETDVVSTIPILETKKEKISTTISTMKAELIKIANEFEKWKKDNKIQILRQ; from the exons ATGTCTGTGGAACAAAGATCTAATG TACTTCAAATCAAGTACAACGAGTACAAGCAGACTTTAGAAGAACTGCAAACCAAAATAATTGAGCTAGGCAATGATAAAGAGGAACACGAAATTGTGCTTTCCACCCTGAAAACCACTGAAGATACAAGGAAATGCTACAGAATGGTAGGGGGTGCTCTGGTGGAAACCGATGTAGTAAGTACTATTCCAATATTAGAGaccaagaaagaaaagatttCAACTACTATTTCAACTATGAAAGCTGAGTTAATAAAGATAGCAAATGAGTTCGAAAAATGGAAGAAAGATAATAAGATCCAAATTCTCAGGCAATAG
- the YIA6 gene encoding NAD+ transporter (similar to Ashbya gossypii ADL009W): MKASIMEENGVVKSDQLSSTMEQLVSGVRTAEGGGGERRIINMDDILAPDCCTPLSSVSVLEDVPDGGEAYSSGSMGGGDDNNKGKQLPLLSRRLEETEITALSGALAGFISGIIVCPLDVAKTRLQAQGLLSNSRYYSGILGTLSRIVKDESYRGLYKGLVPIVLGYFPTWMIYFSIYERCKKRYPAVFMNDFMANSASALTAGAITTALTNPIWVVKTRLMIQSNKKYFSVYYNGTLDAFRKMYRLEGLKVFYSGLVPSLFGLFHVAIHFPVYEQLKCWLHYNAPTTGDLDQLGHNLHLGRLIVASCISKMVASTITYPHEILRTRMQIRATGLHSGVLSMISKLYVNEGFIGFYSGFTTNIARTLPTSAVTLVSFEYFRKYIRLWNNTLQS; encoded by the coding sequence ATGAAAGCAAGTATAATGGAAGAGAATGGCGTAGTGAAGTCGGATCAGCTTAGCTCTACAATGGAACAACTTGTGTCAGGTGTGCGGACTGCGGAGGGTGGAGGCGGGGAAAGAAGAATAATTAACATGGATGATATTTTGGCACCAGATTGTTGCACACCGCTTTCTTCTGTAAGCGTGCTTGAGGATGTGCCAGATGGTGGTGAGGCGTATTCATCGGGATCTATGGGAGGAGGGGATGATAACAACAAGGGTAAACAGCTGCCTTTATTATCTAGAAGACTAGAGGAAACGGAGATTACGGCGCTCTCTGGAGCACTTGCAGGGTTTATATCCGGGATTATTGTTTGTCCATTAGATGTAGCGAAGACAAGGTTACAAGCTCAAGGGTTGCTTTCTAATTCAAGGTATTACAGTGGGATTTTGGGTACGCTTAGTAGGATAGTGAAGGACGAGAGTTATAGAGGTCTTTACAAAGGGTTGGTTCCTATAGTTTTAGGATATTTTCCTACATGGATGATATACTTTTCGATATATGAAAGATGTAAGAAACGTTATCCCGCTGTCTTCATGAATGATTTTATGGCGAACTCTGCGTCTGCGTTGACCGCAGGGGCGATTACCACTGCATTGACAAATCCGATATGGGTTGTTAAAACAAGATTGATGATTCAGTCGAACAAAAAGTATTTTTCTGTGTACTATAACGGTACATTGGATGCGTTCAGAAAGATGTATCGATTAGAGGGTTTAAAAGTATTCTATTCTGGTCTTGTGCCCTCACTCTTTGGGCTTTTCCACGTTGCAATTCATTTCCCTGTCTATGAACAGTTAAAGTGCTGGTTGCACTATAACGCACCGACTACAGGTGATCTGGATCAGTTGGGCCACAACCTGCATCTAGGTCGCTTGATTGTTGCATCATGTATATCAAAAATGGTTGCCAGCACAATTACTTATCCACATGAAATATTGAGAACCAGAATGCAGATCAGAGCAACAGGGTTGCATTCTGGGGTTCTTAGTATGATTTCCAAGCTTTACGTAAATGAAGGTTTCATCGGCTTTTATTCAGGCTTCACCACGAACATAGCCAGAACACTCCCTACGTCCGCTGTAACATTAGTTTCTTTCGAGTACTTCCGCAAATATATCAGGTTGTGGAACAATACTCTTCAGTCATGA
- the CFD1 gene encoding iron-sulfur cluster assembly protein CFD1 (similar to Ashbya gossypii ADL006W) produces the protein MSTREVIEAASLARVKHILLILSGKGGVGKSSVTTQVGLTLASMGFKVGILDIDLTGPSLPRMFGMEGKSVYQTEKGWMPVAVPGSSEKGSLQLMSLGFLLNDRGDSVVWRGPKKTAMINQFISDVCWGELDYLLIDTPPGTSDEHISIAEQLRYERPDGVIVVSTPQNVAVADVKKEINFCIKVGFKILGIIENMSGFVCPHCAECTNIFSSGGAKKLADLLEVPYLGNVPIDPTFVELIENQTTLGETLVELYEKSALYPIFNNIIGKIIEHGIPPRC, from the coding sequence ATGAGTACTCGTGAGGTTATAGAGGCGGCATCTCTTGCCAGAGTCAAGCATATTTTACTTATTTTGTCGGGAAAAGGTGGTGTTGGTAAGAGTTCGGTAACTACGCAAGTTGGGCTAACTCTAGCAAGCATGGGGTTTAAAGTCGGTATTTTAGACATAGATCTTACGGGTCCATCACTTCCTCGTATGTTTGGTATGGAGGGGAAATCGGTTTATCAGACGGAAAAAGGGTGGATGCCTGTTGCAGTGCCGGGGTCATCGGAAAAAGGCAGCTTACAATTAATGTCTTTGGGGTTTTTACTGAACGATAGAGGTGATAGTGTTGTGTGGAGAGGGCCTAAGAAAACTGCTATGATTAACCAGTTTATTTCGGATGTTTGTTGGGGTGAATTAGATTATCTTTTGATTGATACGCCGCCTGGGACGTCAGATGAGCACATTTCTATTGCAGAGCAGCTAAGATATGAGAGGCCAGACGGAGTTATAGTGGTATCTACTCCACAGAATGTGGCCGTTGCCGATGtcaagaaagaaattaaTTTTTGCATAAAGGTAGGGTTTAAGATTTTGGgaattattgaaaacatGTCTGGCTTTGTATGTCCACACTGTGCCGAATGCACGAACATATTCTCAAGCGGTGGTGCTAAGAAGTTGGCGGATCTTCTTGAGGTGCCCTATTTGGGCAATGTGCCCATAGATCCTACATTTGTGGAGCTAATAGAAAATCAAACTACTTTAGGAGAGACACTTGTTGAGTTGTACGAGAAATCGGCACTATACccaatatttaataatataataggGAAGATTATTGAGCACGGCATACCACCTAGGTGTTAA
- the BET1 gene encoding Bet1p (similar to Ashbya gossypii ADL007C): MNARSDHSTVHQRTQLFGPEFSKPVERSRSPFNNGSHQNNSNNNINGSLDYSQSMLAQLESQSDAEVGIMSEKLKALKNLSLRMGEEIRGSSHTLDELGNTFEQGSVKLKRTFNKMMIMAKKSKISIKTWLLIFFSVGVLFFYVWIR, encoded by the coding sequence ATGAACGCCAGGTCGGATCATAGTACTGTTCATCAAAGAACGCAGCTGTTTGGACCAGAATTTAGCAAACCTGTTGAAAGGTCCAGATCACCGTTTAACAATGGTAGCCATCAGAACAACAgcaataacaatattaatGGGTCACTTGACTATTCACAGTCGATGCTAGCACAATTAGAATCTCAAAGTGATGCGGAGGTCGGTATTATGAGTGAGAAACTCAAGGCATTAAAAAACTTATCTCTAAGGATGGGAGAAGAGATTCGTGGCAGTAGCCATACGCTAGATGAATTAGGAAACACTTTTGAGCAGGGATCTGTTAAGCTGAAGCGTACATTCAAtaagatgatgataatggcAAAAAAATCTAAGATTAGCATTAAAACTTGGTTactgatttttttttcagtaGGTGTTTTATTCTTCTATGTGTGGATTCGATAA
- the EPS1 gene encoding protein disulfide isomerase EPS1 (similar to Ashbya gossypii ADL008W), translating into MKCSLVLWLVSLLASFAYAEDTVITPDTPEDQEVSQIPPPLTVRNFEDTMSKNLHLVEFFSPTCPQCLLLAPKWEDTWKSFHAEGMKLGISMERVNCLESGDLCNQENIKAYPSIKLYGPGGFIQDYPRSSLRNQENFIKFMKDEAIRKENLLSVSETSRSLMLNSEQLSSYIEGRGEKPVLISFWPSENLKNMSKRLSFANCAKCTNYQANWKTLSNLRAVKDIDIAHYNCMKDSTPCKKLKLDHLVDSRRHSGGVFPAVALMLPGHGEDNIIMYKGSSFDPSDLAEFASRTYSNSQFPSITELELNEMIRKPIEVGKPNDIFDSGKTFLVLYQDYKSSGGENLKVLSSLCKLLSGLPGVYLYKSAANLPRLVQQNYYEMIKQINYNSSEPEKLANKQYLDLMTLSKHQSFFMFKQGSLVPNVFYGNYEDVKTLNNWIEQNSLPMVNELKLDNFKQLIEFHGDVYDELAIQLVDTGNSASKAASKSYLISFLVSYHDFEKIRQDNNYKSFEEQSGVPQSSKDEEYFDEDSIQQLILRDRHKVLLAYVDIHDNRILLNKLGLNINKRYYKNGDVLIVNKLNKKFYYDTDPFGQPLTTDSPTYMKATLKALIFPESKPKQVVRQLLINSPFGHHLRFLDKVHQFGLLGWLCTLCVVFTALKSPSLYRKHKTRRRYFAKRDSAGLLGKRRRLKD; encoded by the coding sequence ATGAAGTGTTCTCTGGTATTATGGTTGGTTTCTCTGTTGGCTTCTTTTGCCTACGCTGAGGATACCGTAATTACTCCTGATACACCTGAAGATCAAGAAGTTTCACAAATTCCACCACCTCTTACTGTTAGAAACTTTGAGGATACGATGTCTAAGAACCTACATTTAGTTGAGTTTTTTAGTCCAACTTGCCCTCAGTGTCTTCTTTTGGCACCCAAATGGGAGGATACTTGGAAGAGCTTCCATGCAGAAGGTATGAAGTTAGGTATTTCGATGGAGAGGGTAAATTGCCTTGAAAGTGGTGATCTCTGTAACCAAGAGAATATTAAAGCTTATCCCAGTATCAAGTTGTATGGACCTGGAGGATTCATTCAAGATTATCCTAGGTCGTCATTAAGAAATCAggaaaattttattaaatttatGAAAGACGAAGCAATAAGAAAGGAAAACTTGCTTTCCGTTTCAGAGACTAGTAGAAGCCTTATGCTTAATTCTGAACAGCTATCCTCATATATTGAAGGAAGAGGTGAAAAGCCAGTATTGATTTCCTTTTGGCCATCggaaaatttgaaaaacatGAGTAAAAGATTATCGTTTGCTAATTGTGCAAAATGTACCAATTACCAGGCAAATTGGAAAACTCTGTCTAATTTAAGGGCGGTAAAAGATATCGATATTGCTCATTATAATTGCATGAAAGATTCAACTCCATgcaaaaaattgaaattggATCATTTAGTAGACTCAAGAAGACACAGTGGCGGTGTATTTCCGGCAGTAGCTCTTATGTTACCTGGCCATGGAGAAGATAACATTATAATGTATAAGggatcttcttttgatcCGTCAGATTTGGCAGAATTCGCATCTAGGACGTATTCTAACTCTCAATTTCCATCCATTACTGAGCTTGAGCTGAACGAAATGATACGTAAACCAATTGAAGTTGGAAAACCAAATGACATATTTGATAGCGGGAAAACCTTCCTTGTTTTGTACCAAGACTATAAGTCATCTGGTGGAGAAAATTTGAAAGTTCTAAGTTCCTTGTGTAAATTACTAAGTGGTTTACCAGGAGTTTATTTATACAAAAGTGCTGCAAATTTGCCAAGGTTGGTTCAGCAAAACTACTATGAAATGATTAAGCAAATTAATTACAATAGCTCAGAACCAGAAAAACTTGCAAATAAACAATATTTGGACTTGATGACATTATCTAAGCATCAAAGTTTCTTTATGTTCAAACAGGGTAGTCTGGTTCCTAATGTATTCTATGGAAATTACGAAGATGTTAAAACATTGAACAATTGGATAGAGCAAAATTCTTTGCCCATGGTCAATGAGTTAAAACTAGATAACTTCAAACAACTAATAGAGTTTCATGGAGATGTTTATGATGAATTGGCCATTCAACTTGTTGACACCGGGAATTCTGCTTCAAAGGCGGCTAGCAAAAGCTATCTGATCAGTTTCCTTGTTTCGTATCATGACTTCGAGAAAATTAGGCAAGATAACAATTATAAGAGCTTTGAAGAGCAAAGTGGTGTACCACAATCGAGCaaggatgaagaatactttgatgaagatagcATTCAGCAACTGATTTTAAGAGATAGGCACAAAGTGCTGCTTGCTTATGTCGATATTCATGATAACCGGATACTTCTGAATAAACTTGGTCTAAATATAAACAAGCGTTATTATAAAAACGGTGATGTTCTCATCGTTAATAAACTGAataaaaagttttattatgaCACGGATCCCTTTGGGCAGCCTTTGACGACTGATTCCCCTACCTACATGAAGGCGACCCTAAAAGCGTTGATTTTCCCTGAATCAAAGCCGAAACAAGTCGTTCGCCAACTATTGATAAACTCTCCCTTTGGTCATCACTTAAGATTCCTGGACAAAGTTCATCAATTTGGACTCCTTGGTTGGTTGTGCACTTTATGTGTAGTCTTCACTGCCCTTAAATCCCCTAGCTTGTACAGAAAACATAAGACTCGTAGAAGATATTTCGCTAAAAGAGATTCAGCTGGTTTGCTGGGAAAGCGTAGAAGACTTAAAGATTAA